One stretch of Carassius gibelio isolate Cgi1373 ecotype wild population from Czech Republic chromosome B1, carGib1.2-hapl.c, whole genome shotgun sequence DNA includes these proteins:
- the sertad2a gene encoding SERTA domain-containing protein 2, whose product MLGKGLKRKLEKEEDDGVMKMSCLQEASPVCYWLQRQTVLNLSLLKLHSRPGHSEPGLARRVLITNTLRLIQDVPAPQAFPSGVEAQSEGSLMPVSQLEEDRHLFLCLSPSISRQQPPSSSVFKDSFASALAEIEDLCPTVGITTLFSTETGRSLASDPNSDESRHTDPDLSEMNSGTDSASSLSDSAQSLFGHTPSLLADFSLDDFLLTEIDSLLFDNVPCGSSGASKVFSIVTDDLVKTLAGYGNGGTSQSALPSTQTFKLDLNELDHIMEVLVGS is encoded by the coding sequence ATGTTGGGTAAAGGCCTGAAGCGGAAGCTGGAGAAGGAGGAAGATGATGGTGTGATGAAGATGAGCTGTCTTCAGGAGGCGTCACCCGTCTGTTACTGGCTCCAGCGGCAGACCGTGCTCAACCTCTCGCTGCTCAAGCTGCACAGCCGTCCGGGACACTCGGAGCCGGGCCTGGCCCGCAGGGTGCTCATCACCAACACACTCCGGCTCATCCAGGACGTCCCGGCACCCCAGGCCTTCCCCAGCGGGGTCGAGGCTCAAAGTGAGGGCAGCTTGATGCCCGTGTCACAGCTGGAGGAGGACAGacatctgtttctctgtctgtctccgtCCATCTCCAGACAGCAGCCTCCATCATCCTCCGTTTTTAAAGACAGCTTCGCCTCAGCACTGGCTGAAATTGAAGATCTGTGTCCCACTGTAGGAATAACCACTTTATTTTCTACAGAGACAGGCCGCTCGCTCGCCTCAGACCCAAATTCAGATGAATCCAGGCACACAGATCCAGATCTTTCTGAAATGAACAGCGGTACAGACTCAGCGTCATCTCTCTCTGACTCCGCCCAGTCACTGTTTGGCCACACCCCCTCACTCCTTGCCGATTTCTCATTGGACGATTTCCTGCTCACAGAGATAGACAGCTTGCTGTTTGATAACGTCCCCTGCGGGAGCTCAGGCGCATCAAAAGTGTTCTCCATTGTAACAGACGACCTCGTCAAGACGCTCGCTGGTTACGGTAACGGCGGGACGAGCCAATCAGCGCTTCCCTCTACTCAGACGTTCAAACTGGATCTGAACGAACTGGATCACATCATGGAGGTTTTGGTTGGCTCGTAA